The segment CACGGTTCGCACTGTCCCCGGTTTGCGCCGGGGCCATTTGTCATTCGGCCCCTTGGCAAGGTGCCATTCTGGACACATGTCGGGAACAGTTGGCCCAATGATCCGCAGAAAGGTCCGCACCATGCCCGCCAGAGTGTTCGTTTCGATGTTGCTGATCGTGATCGCCGCCGCCGGGCTGACCATCCTTGCCGCTGTCAATCTCGGGGTGCCAATGGCGGCTTTCGGGCTGGTGGCGGTGCTGGCGGCGCTGGGGCTGCGGCTTTGGCTTGACCGCAGATGACGCCCCTGCTGCCCGATGACGACACGCTGACCGAGGCGGGCCTTGACCCCGCAAAGGCAGGCCGCGTGCTGCTGATCGCCTGCGGCGCGCTGGCGCACGAGGTGCTGGCACTGACCCGGATCAACCGCTGGGCTCACCTTGACCTGCAATGCCTGCCCGCCAATCTGCACCTGTGGCCCGACCGGATTCCGGGCGCTGTCGAGGCGGCGGTGGTGAAGCACCGCGCCGCCTACGACCGGGTTTTCGTGGTCTATGCCGATTGCGGCACTGGCGGCCAATTGTTGCAAAAGTGCAAGGATTTGGGCGTCGAGATGGTCGAAGGCCCGCACTGCTATTCGTTTTTTGAAGGCAACGCTGCCTTCGCCACCAAGGCGGAGACCGAGTTCACCGCCTTCTACCTGACCGATTTCCTCGTGCGCCAGTTCGATGCCTTCGTCTGGTGCCCCATGGGCCTCGACCGCCACCCCGAGCTGCGCGACATGTATTTCGGCAACTACACCAAGCTGGTCTATCAGGCACAGACCGACGATGCCGCGCTTGACGCCCGCGCCCGCGACTGCGCGGCGCGGCTGGGGCTGACCTACGAGCGGCGATTCACCGGCTATGGCGATCTGGCGCAGGCGCTGGCCGCCGCTGCGGGCTGACCGGCCTTTCCCTGCCCGCCCCCATGCCCTAGTGTGCGCGAAAAGCGGAGGGCAGGATGCAGATCGAACCGGCACTGGCGGAACTGGAACAGGCGCTGGGCGACCGGCTCAGCCGGGCCAAAGGCATCCTGACGCAACATGGCGCCAGCGAGACCCACATCCACGCGGGCCTGCCCGATGCGGTG is part of the Paracoccaceae bacterium Fryx2 genome and harbors:
- a CDS encoding DUF1638 domain-containing protein; protein product: MLPDDDTLTEAGLDPAKAGRVLLIACGALAHEVLALTRINRWAHLDLQCLPANLHLWPDRIPGAVEAAVVKHRAAYDRVFVVYADCGTGGQLLQKCKDLGVEMVEGPHCYSFFEGNAAFATKAETEFTAFYLTDFLVRQFDAFVWCPMGLDRHPELRDMYFGNYTKLVYQAQTDDAALDARARDCAARLGLTYERRFTGYGDLAQALAAAAG